One Pseudobutyrivibrio xylanivorans genomic window, AGTTGGCTGTGAATATCTTGCACTCCTGAGTATCTACAGTAACATCAGAATACATACACTGAAGAAAAGCATCTCCACCGCCGCCTCTGAAAAGCTCTGTCTTACTCTGAAGTTCCTGAAGCTTAACCACCAAATCTGCTGCATCCACACCAGCTGTATAATTTCCCAATGTAGTTGTTGCAAAAAGTGCTGCATCCTTATCGGTCTTTGCTGCTATTCCTACATTCTTTGCTGTAAGAAGATAGTAGCTGTCGTAGTCACCAGTATTTCCTGCTGCATCCTCAATATCCTTGCCACTATAAATCGTGTTATTTGCGGTTCCCGATACAAGCTGGAATTCATGCTTCAAATCCTGCTGATCTCTGGCGATAAAGAATGAATTCATTGGATCACCATTTCTGTCAACACCACGATTTGCATCTGTATCGTCATCTGCCCCTCGCTCAATATTGTTGAAGGCTTCGCAGAAATTCCTCAGGAACAGATTCATTTGATTGTGATAGTATGGAATACCCATGTAAGCAATGTCATCACCAACCTGAAATTCCTTTGCAACTACATTGTTCTGCTCCTCAACAGTGAGTGTCTCCTGTATATTGAAGGTCACCTCTGTGATTACTCCGTCAGCGTCCGTTTTAAATGAAAAGCCATCGTAAGTATAGTTCGTATTGTTTGTCTGAACAGAGCCCTTGTCAGGCATATTCAACTCGTTTATATCAGTGATGCTCAGGTTGCTGATTGTGATATGATGATCGTCAGCATCCTGAACTGTTCCATGCATATTTTCATTATTATTACCATCACGTACCTCATACATGGCCTTTAGCATTCCGCCGTTTGAACTAGGTGTTGGATTGAAAGCATTTCCATCTGGATACCAGACGATATCATAAAGTCCATCAATATCCGACTGATTGTGAGTCTCATCCACATCTCTTGCCTTTACAGCCAGGGTATTGTAGTCGTAGGTATCAACCAGAAGCTGTCCGTTAATATACACCGTGTAGTATGTGGCACCAGTATGCATATCAGGATAGTTTGTGTTCTTTACATCAACCTCTGAAAC contains:
- the flgK gene encoding flagellar hook-associated protein FlgK, with protein sequence MSSTFFGLTIAASGLNTAQAQINTTANNISNVNTTGYSRQYVNTQSASALRCYQSWGTTGTGVETTGVTQRRDMYYDEKYWNNSSALGFYEKMQYYMNQIENYYNENVSNTGFSTIYAKMFNAMSTMQGSPGDMTVRKQFISNAKQLTEYFNQLATKLDELQNAINDEIKTAVDDINSISEKVAILNKQINVIEQGGGRANELRDQRANLIDKLSQICDVSVSEVDVKNTNYPDMHTGATYYTVYINGQLLVDTYDYNTLAVKARDVDETHNQSDIDGLYDIVWYPDGNAFNPTPSSNGGMLKAMYEVRDGNNNENMHGTVQDADDHHITISNLSITDINELNMPDKGSVQTNNTNYTYDGFSFKTDADGVITEVTFNIQETLTVEEQNNVVAKEFQVGDDIAYMGIPYYHNQMNLFLRNFCEAFNNIERGADDDTDANRGVDRNGDPMNSFFIARDQQDLKHEFQLVSGTANNTIYSGKDIEDAAGNTGDYDSYYLLTAKNVGIAAKTDKDAALFATTTLGNYTAGVDAADLVVKLQELQSKTELFRGGGGDAFLQCMYSDVTVDTQECKIFTANFTNIQTQITEQRTSVSGVDEDEEALDLIKFQNAYNLASKCISVFAEIYDRLILNTGV